The Amycolatopsis sp. NBC_01480 genome segment GAACTGGTCTTCTCTTCACGAAGTCCCTTGGTCACCCAGCGTGCTCCAGCGACCTAAAGTCGACCTTGTGGGCGCACGCCAAAGGGCGGCCCGCGCGTGGCGGGCCGCCCTTCGCCGGTGGTGCCGGGAGATCAGCCGTTGGAGCGCTGGTGGAACTTGCGCACCGCGAAGAACGCGGCGAGCGCCGTGATGCCCACCCACCAGGCCAGCGCGAGCCAGCCCGTGGAACCGAGCGCCGTGCCGTTCATCAACGCGCGGACCGCGTCGATCAGCACCGTCACCGGCTGGTTGTCGACGATGACGCGGAGCACCCCGGGCATCGACGCCGTCGGCACCAGAGCGCTGGTGGCGTAGGGGATGAAGACCAGGATCATGCCGAGGCCGCTCGCGCCCTCGACGGTCTTGGCGATCGAGCCCAGCAGCGTGGCGAGCCAGAAGATGCCTGAGGCGAACAGGGCCAGCAGGCCGATCGCGCCGAGCCAGCCGAGCACGCCGCCGCCCGGGCGGAAGCCGATCGCGAGGCCGATCGCGACCATCACCACGAGCGAGAGCAGGCTGCGCAGCACCCCGGCGACGACGTGGCCGACGAGCACGGCCGGGCCGGCCATCGGCATCGAGCGGAACCGCTCCACCAGCCCGTTGGTCAGGTCGGAGGCGACGCCGACCACGGTGGTGGTGGAGTTGAAGCCGATGCTGACCACGACCAGGCCCGGCACCAGGTAGTCCACATAGGCCATGCCGGGCAGGTTGATCGCGCCGCCGAACATGAAGCGGAACAGCAGGAGCAGCACGATCGGCAGCGAAACCGCTTGGATCAGCATCTCCGGGTTCCGGGTGATGTGCTTGACGTTGCGGCCGATCAGCACCCGGTAGTCGGACAGCGCCAGCGCGAGCGGGGACCGCCGATCCGGCGTGTCGGGGATCTGCTTCCCCACGGTCTCCTCGGACAGGGTCTGGGTCATCGCTTCTCTCCCGCGGTTCCGGTAAGGGTGGTGAAGACGTCGTCCAGGGTCGGTTCGGACAGCTCCAGCCCGATGGTCTCCAGGCCGGCGTCGGCGACCTGGTTGAGCACCCGCCGGACCTCGGCGGGCTGGTCGATGGCGATGCTGACGGCGGTGTCCAGCAGCACGCCGCCGGCCACCTGGTGGGCCCGGGCGGCCTCGGCGGCCGTCGCGAACTCGAGCTTCAGCCGCTCGGAGCCGACCTTGCGCTTGAGCTCCGCCGCGGTGCCCTCGGCGACCACGCGGCCCTTGTCGATCACCGCGATCCGGTCGGCCAGCTGGTCGGCCTCGTCGAGGTACTGGGTGGTGAGCAGGATCGTGGTGCCGCTCTTGAGCAGCTCCCGGATCGCGTCCCACATCGCCGAGCGGCTGCGCGGGTCGAGGCCCGTGGTGGGCTCGTCCAGGAACAGCACCGGCGGTGAGGTGATCAGGCTGATCGCCAGGTCGAGCCGGCGGCGCATGCCGCCGGAGTAGGTCTTGACCTGCCGGTCGGCCGCGTCGACCAGATCGAACTGCGCGAGCAGCTCGACGGCCCGGGTCTTCGCGGCGGCGCCGGACAGGTGGAACAGCCGCGCCATCATCTCCAGGTTCTCGCGGGCGGTGAGCAGTTCGTCGACGGCGGTGTCCTGCCCCGTCAGGCCGATCTGCTCGCGCACCTTGCGCTTGCGCCCGGCGACGTCGTGGCCGTTGACGGTCACGGTGCCGCCGTCGGCGTCCAGCAGGGTGCTGAGGATCCGCACCGTGGTGGTCTTGCCGGCGCCGTTGGGCCCGAGCAGCGCGAACATCGTGCCGCGCTCCACGTTCAGGTCGACGCCTTCCAGGACGTCGACGTCCCCAAAGGACTTGCGCAGCCCCCGCGCTTCGATCGCATAGCCGGTGACCATCGGTTTACCTCTCCTCGTTCGGGTCGAGATCGAAAACGAACTTCTCGCGTCGGAAACCGGCAAGGAGCCCGGAAAACTGTCCGTGCCAGTGGACCCCACCGCGCCGGGGCGCGGCAATAATGGCCGGGTCGCGCGGATCTAGGGGTGGACTAGTCATCGTCGCCGCCGCCGATCGCCATGCTGATCAGCGCGTCGGCGTCGAGATCGTCGATCGTGGCCGCCTCCACGGCCTCGGGCTCCGCGCCGGTGTCTTCCGGCAGCCGGACCCCGGCCAGCTCCAGCAGGCCGTCCAGGAGCCCGGCAGAGCGCAGCTGTTCCAGCGACAGGCCCGCCAGTGCGTCGCGGACTCCTTGCTCGGTAACGGTTCCCGCCGGTTCGGCGGTCTCCTCGCCGACCAGCTCGCCGGCCAGGTGCCCGGCCAGGATCCGCGGGGTCGGGTAGTCGAAGATCAGGCTGACCGGCAGCTTCAGCCCGGTGACGAGGCTGAGCTTGTTCCGGAACCCGGTCGCCGACAGGGAGTCGAAGCCGACCTCGTTGAACGAGCGGTCCGGCTCCACCGCCTCCGGCCCGGCGTGCCCGAGCAGCGCGGCGGCATGCGTCCGCACCAGGGTGAGCACGGTCGGGACCCGCTTGTTCACCGGCAGCCCGGCCAGCTTCTGCGCGAGGGACTCGCTTTCCTCGGCCGTGTCCTGGGCCGCACGACGGCCGGGTGTGCCGGCGAGGCCGCGCAACACGGCCGGGAGGTCGTCCTCGCCCGTGCCCGCCAGCACCCGGGTGTCGAGCGCGATCGGGACCAAGAGGGCCTCGGCCGAGCCCGTCGCCGAATCCAGCAGCCGCAATCCATCCTCAGTGGACAGTGGGGTGATGCCGGTCTCGCCGATGCGGTGCGCGTCCGCGTCCTCCAGCGCCTCGCCCATGCCGTCGGCCCAGAGGCCCCAGGCCAGTGAGCTGCCGGCCAGTCCTTCGGCCCGGCGGCGGACCGCCAGCGCGTCGAGGAAGGCGTTCGCCGCCGCGTAACTGCCCTGGCCCGGCGCGCCGAGCACCCCGGCGGCCGAGGAGAACAGCACAAACGCCGTGAGGTCGGCTTCGCGGGTCAGCTCGTGCAGTGTCAGTGCCGCGTCGGCCTTCGGCCGCAGCACGGTGTCCAGGCGTTCCGGCGTCAACGACGTCAGCACGCCGTCGTCGAGCACACCGGCGGCGTGCACGACACCGCGCAACGGCGCGTCCGGGGAAACCTGGGCCAGCAAAGCCGTTGCCGCATCACGGTCGGCCACGTCGCAGGCAGCCAGGGTGACGTCGGCGCCCAGGCCGGCCAGTTCGTCCCGCAGTTCCGCCGCGCCCGGGGCATCGGCCCCGCGACGGCTGGCGAGCAGCAGGTGCCGCACGCCGTGCTCGGTGACCAGGTGCCGGGAGACGGCGCGGCCCAGCGCACCGGTGGCGCCGGTGACCAGCACCGTGCCCTCGGCGTCCCAGACCGGCTGCCCCGCCGCGTCGGCCGCCCGGGCCAGGCGCGGCACCAGCACCGCGCCGGAGCGCAGGGCCACCTGCGGCTCGTCCGACGCCGACACCGCGGCCAGCGTGCGGCCGGTCGGGGTGCCCGGGCCGAGGTCGACGAGGGCGATGCGGCCCGGGTGCTCGGCCTGCGCCGAGCGCACCAGACCGGCCACCGCGGCACCGACCGGGTCGGGGTTCTCCCCCTCCTCGGCCGCCACCGCACCGCGGGTCACGACGAGCAGCGATCCGTCCGGGCGGCCCAGGAATCCCTGCAGCAGAGCCAAAACCCGGTACAGCTCGGTGTGCACGTCGTCGCCACCCGCCGGCAGCACGAGCAGGCCGCTGGCCCCGGCGAAGTCCGCCGAAGCGTTCGCCCCCAGCGCGTCGGTGAGGCCGAACAGGTCGGCGCCCACCACGGTCCAGTCGGTGACCTCCGCGACGGCGTCGAGGTCGGTCTGCTCCCAGGCCACGCGGAACAGCGAGTCGCCGCCGCCCGCCGCGACCGGCTGCGGGACCGCGGACATCGGCCGCAGCAGCAGCGAGCCCACCGAAGCGACCGGCGCACCGGCCCCGTCGGCGATGTCCAGCGACACCGCGCCGGTACCGACCGGCCGGACGTGCACCCGCAGGGTGGTCGCCCCGACCGCGTGCAGCCGGACGCCTTCCCAGGCGAACGGCAGCGCCGGCTCGTTCCCGGCCGCGCCGGAGACGCCGATGGTGTGCAGCGCCGCGTCGAGCACCGCCGGGTGGATGCCGTAACGGTCCACATCGGACACACTGGCGGGCAGCTGGATCTCGGCGAACGCCTCACCGTCACGCTTCCAGGCGGCGACCAGACCGCGGAACGCTTCCCCGTACGCCAGGCCGTCGGCGGCCAGCTCCTCGTACGTGCCCTCGAGCCGCACCGGCTCGGCGCCCGCGGGCGGCCAGGCGGTGAGGTCGAACTTCTCCGCCTTGCCGGCCTTCGCCAGCCGTCCGGTGGCGTGCCGCGTCCACGGAACGCCCTCGGCCGCGCCTTCCGGCCGCGAGTGCACGCTGAACGCCCGCTCACCGCCCGCCGCGGCCGCGCCGACCGCGAACTGCACCCGCACGCCGGAGCGCTCGGGCAGGACCAGCGGGTACTCCAGGGTCAGCTCTTCCAGCCGCGGGCAGCCGGCCTCGTCGCCGGCGCGGATCGCCATCTCGACGAACCCGGTGCCGGGGAACAGGATCGAGCCGCCGACGACGTGGTCGGCCAGCCACGGGTGGCTGCCGACCGAAAGCCGGCCGGTGAACAGCAGCCCGTCGGCGTCGGCCAGGTCCAGGACCGAGCCCAGCAGCGGGTGGTCCTCCTGGCCGGGTGCCGACGCGGTGCTCTCCATCCAGTAGCGGCTGCGCTGGAACGGGTAGGTCGGCAGCCCGACCGGACGGGCGCCGGTCGGCTCGTACACCGCGGCCCAGTCGACGTCGACGCCGCTGACGTGCAGCTGAGCGAGGCCGGTCAGCGCGGCCACCGCCTCGTCCTGTTCCTTGTGCAGCAACGAAGCGAGCACCAGTCCTTCGGGACGCTCGTCGAGGCAGCCGTCGGCCATCGCCGTGAGCGTGGTGTCCGGGCCCAGCTCCAGGAAGCGGGTGACGCCGTCGGCCGCGGCGCGGGTGACCGCGTCGAGGAACCGGACGCCGGCGCGCACCTGCCCGACCCAGTACTCCGGCGACGTCAGATCGGCGGGCGCGCCGGTGACGGTCGAGAGCACCGGGATTCGCGGCTCGGCATAGCTGAGTCCTTCGGCGACGGCACGGAACTCCGCCAGCATCGGGTCCATCAGCCGCGAGTGGAACGCGTGCGAGACGCGGAGTTGCTTGGTGCGCTCGAACTTGGCAGCCACCGCGGCCACGGCTTCGGCCGCACCCGAGATCACCACGGCGCTCGGCCCGTTCACCGCGGCGATGTCCACGGTGTCACCGGCGGCCTCCCGCACGGCCTCCGGTGTCGCGTCGATCGCCACCATCGCACCTCCCGCGGGAAGCGCCTGCATCAGCGCGCCGCGGGCGACCACGAGCTTCGCCGCGTCGGCCAGCGAAAGCACCCCGGCGCAGTGGGCCGCGGCGACCTCGCCGATCGAGTGCCCGGCCAGCACGTCGGGCTTGACGCCCCACGACCGGGCCAGGCGGAACAGCGCGACCTCCAGCGCGAACAGCGCGGGCTGGGTGTACCGCGTCTCACCCAGTTCCTCACCGCCGTTGATGATCTCGCTGATCGGGCGGTCGAGGTGGTGGTCGACAGCAGCGCAAGCCTCGTCGTACGCCGTGGCGAACACCGGGAACTGCTCCGCGAGCCGCGCGCCCATCCCGGCGCGCTGCGAACCCTGGCCGGCGAACAGGAACGCGGTGCGCCCGCCCGCGGTGGCGACACCGCTGACAACGCCGCGCGTCTCCTCCTCGTCCACCAGCGCCGCGAGGCCGCGGACGAACTGCGGCGAGCGGCTGCCGATCAGCACGGCGCGACGGTCGAACGCGCTCCGCGTGGTGGCCAGCGAGAGGCCGATGTCCGCGAGGCTGCCGTCCGGCTCCTCGTCCACATAGGACATCAGCTGCTCGGCCTTGGCCTTCAGGGCCGCGGCGCCGCGACCGGAGACCGGCCAGGCGACCGGGCCGTCGTGCTCGGGCACGCCGCCGCCGGTGACCTCGCGGCGGTCGCCCTCCTCCAGGATCACGTGGGCGTTGGTGCCGCTCACGCCGAAAGACGAGACGCCGGCCCGGCGGGTGTGCCCGTTCGGCAGCCACTTGACCGGCTCGGCCAGCACCCGGACCGCGCCCGAGGACCAGTCGATCTCGGTGGACGGCCGGCCGACGTGCAGCGTCGCGGGCAGCTCGCCCTGGCGCATCGCCATCACCATCTTGATCACCCCGGCCGCGCCCGCCGCGGCCTGGGTGTGGCCGATGTTCGACTTGACCGAGCCGATCCACAGCGGACGGTCGACGGCGGCCTCCTTGCCGTAGGTGGCCAGCAGCGCCTGGACTTCGATCGGGTCGCCCAGCTTGGTGCCGGTGCCGTGTGCTTCGACGGCGTCCACATCGGACGGAGCCAGCCCGGCGTCGGCCAGTGCCGCGCGGATCACGCGCTGCTGGGCCGGGCCGTTGGGCGCGGTCAGGCCGTTGGACGTGCCGTCCTGGTTGACCGCGCTGCCCTTGAGCACCGCGAGCACCGGGTGGCCGAGGCGGCGGGCGTCACTCAGGCGCTCCAGCACGACCACGCCGGCGCCCTCGGACCAGGTGGTGCCGTCGGCGTCGTCGGAGAACACCTTGCACCGCCCGTCGGCCGCGAGGCCCTGCTGGCGGCTGAACTCGACAAACGTCTCCGGCGTCGCCATCACGGTGACGCCGCCGGCCAGCGCCAGCGAGCAGTCCCCGCTGCGCAGCGCCTGCGCGGCCATGTGCATCGCGACCAGCGACGACGAGCAGGCGGTGTCCACGCTGACCGCGGGGCCCTCCAGCCCGAGGGTGTAGGACACCCGGCCGGTGACGATCGAGCCGGCGCTGTTCGCGCCCACGTAGTCGTGGTACTGGACGCCCGCGTACACGCCGGTCGGGCTCCCCTTGAGCGAGGCCGGGTCGATCCCGGCGCGCTCCAGCGCCTCCCAGCACGACTCGAGCAGCAGCCGCTGCTGCGGGTCGATCATCGGGGCTTCCTTCGGCGAAATCCCGAAGAACGTCGGGTCGAAGTCTCCCGCGTCGTAAACGAAACCGCCGCGGGCGACGTACGTGGTGCCGGGCCGCCGGCCGCTCGGGTCGAGCAGGCCGTCGATGTCCCAGCCGCGGTCGGCCGGGAAGTCGCCGATGGCGTCGCGGCCCTCGGCGACCAGCTCCCACAGCTGCTCCGGCGAGCTGACCCCGCCGGGCAGCCGGCAGGCCATGCCGACGATCGCGATCGGCTCTTCCGTCAAGGCCTCCTTACCTACCTTGGACGCGGGTAAGGAGTCCTTGACGTCAGTGAACCCAGCCACCTCCGAGAGCAGGTGGCCCGCCAAAGCCGACGGCGTCGGATGATCGAAGATCAGCGTCGCGGGCAGCCGCTGGCCGGTGGCCGCGGTGAGCCCGTTGCGCAGCTCGATCGCGGTGAGCGAATCGAAGCCGAGCGACTGGAACTGGGCCGACGGCTCGATCTCGTGCGCCCCGCGGTAACCGAGCACAGTGGCGGCGTGGCCGCGCACCAGCTCCAGCACGGCGTCACCGCGGTCCGCCTCGGGCAGGGCCAGCAGCCGGGACGCGAACGAGTCCTCGGTCGCCGTGGCAGCACCGGCGGCGACCCGTCGCCCGGCCCGGCCGACCAGCTCTTCCAGGATCTTCGGGATCCGGTCGAGCCGGCGCAGCGTGGGCAGGTCCAGCTTCGCCGGGACCACGGTGGCCTGCCGGACGACCAGCGCCCGGTCGAACAGCGCCAGTCCCTCCACAGTGGACAGCGGCACGACCCCGCTCGACGCGAGCCGCGTGACCTCCTCGGCCGAGAGCGTGCCGCCCATGCCGCCGACCTCGCCCCACAGGCCCCAGCCCAGAGACAGCCCGGGCAGGCCGTGGGCGACGCGGTGCGCGGCGAGGGCGTCGAGGAACGCGTTCGCGGCGGCGTAGTTGCCCTGGCCGGGCGCGCCGAGCACGCCGGAGACCGAGGAGAACAGCACAAACGCCGAGAGCGCGGTGTCGCGGGTCAGCTCGTGCAGGTTCAGCGCGCCGTCGACCTTGGGCCGCAGCACGGTGTCGACGCGCTCGGGCGTGAGCGCGGTGACCACCCCGTCGTCGAGCACCCCGGCGGCGTGGACCACCGCGGTGAGCGGGTGCTCGGCCGGGATGGTGGCCAGCACCGCGGCGAGCGCGGCGCGGTCGGCGACGTCGCACTGCGCGACCTCGACCGCCACCCCCAGCTCCCCGATTTCGGTGGCCAGCCGCGTCAGCTCCGGTGTGCCCCGGCGGCTGAGCAGCAGCAGGCGGCGCACGTTGTGCTCGGTGACCAGGTGCCACGCGAGCTTGCCGCCGAGCGCGCCGGACGCGCCGGTGACCAGCACGGTGCCGTGCGGGCAGAAGTACGCGGGCTCGGTCTCCGGCGCCGCGCGGACCAGCCGCGGCGCGAGGAGCGCCCCGAGGCGGACCGCGGCCTGCGCCTCACCGGCCGCGAGTACCTGCGGCACCACGGCTTCGGCGACGGATTCGGCGTCGAGGTCCAGCAAGACGAACGCGTCCGGGTTCTCCTCCTGCGCGGAGCGCACCAGGCCCCAGGCGGCGGACGCGGCCAGGTCGGTCACGTCCGCGCCGCCCACCGAAACCGCGCCGCGGGTGACGACGACCAGGCGGGCGTCGTCGGCGTGGCCGGTCGCCAGCCAGTCCTGCAGCCGGGCGAGCACGCGGTGGGTCAGCGAGTGCGTGTCCTCCGTGCTTTCGTTGGTGCACTCGAAGATCTCGACGTTCGAAGTGTCCACAGTGTTCATCATGGGCTCGGGCACGAGCGCCCGCTGCCACTCGACGCGGTACAGCGGCGGACCGGCGTCGACCGGCGTGGTGAACGGGCGGAACACGGCCTCCGCGACGGCGGCGACCGGCGCGCCGGTGGCGTCGGCCAGCGTGATCTCGAAGCCGTCATCGGTGGTCGGCACGAACCGCACCCGCAGTGCGGACGCGCCGGTGGCGTGCAGCTCGACCCCGGTCCAGCAGAACGGGACCAGGCCGACGCCGCCGTCACCGCCGCCGGCGACGCGCAGGGCGTGGGTGCAGGCGTCGAGCGCGGCCGGGTGCAGGCCGAAGCGCTCGGCCTCGCTGTCCTCGGGCAGCGCGACCTCGGCGAACACCTCGCGGCCCCGGCTCCACACCGCGCGCAGCGAGCGGAACAGCGGGCCGTAGCTGAGGCCGGTGTCGGCGAAATCGTCGTACAGGCCGTCGATCGTGACCGGCTCGGCCCCGACCGGCGGCCACTCGGTCAGCGCGGAGCCACCGCGCTGTGACTGCGGCCCCACCGTGCCGGCGGCGTGGGAGGTCCACTCGCCGGCTTCGTCCTCCAGTCGCGAGTGGACGGTCACGGGGCGGAGGCCGTCGTCGCCCGCGGCGCCGACGGTCACCTGCACCTGCACCCCGCCCCGGTCCGGGACGACCAGCGGGCTGCCCAGCGTCAGCTCTTCGATCCGGCCGGCGCCGACCTGGTCGCCGGCACGGACCACCAGCTCCAGGAACGCGGTGCCGGGCACGGTGACGACGTCGCCGAGCCGATGCCCGGCCAGCCACGCGTGCGTCTCGACCGACAGCCGGCCGGTGAGCACCACCCCGTCGGTGTCGGCGAGCGCGACCGCGGCACCGAGCAGCGGGTGCCCGGCCGAGGTCAGGCCCGCGGCGGCCATTTCGTCGCGGTTGGCGCGGGCGTCGATCCAGTAACGCTGGCGCTGGAAGGCATACGGCGGCAGGTCGACCCGCTGGGCGCCGCGGCCGGCGAAGACCGCGGCCCAGTCCGGCACCAGGCCGCTGACGAACAGTTCGGCGAGCGCGGTCAGCGCGGTGGGGGCCTCGGGCCGGTCCTTGCGGAGCACCGGGACCACCACAGCACTCTCGGTGCTCTGGCGCACCAGGGCCGACAGCACCCCGTCCGGCCCGACCTCGACGAACCGGCCGACGCCCTGGGCAGTCAGCGTGGTGATGCCGTCGTGGAAGCGGACGGCGGCGCGGACCTGGTCCACCCAGTAGCCCGGGGTGGCCAGGTCGACCTCCGCGCCGACGGTGGAGACGATCGGGATCACCGGCTGGGCGTACGTCAGCGTCTCGGCCACCGCGCGGAACTCCGCCAGCATCGGCTCCATCAGCGGCGAGTGGAACGCGTGCGAGACCTTCAGCTTCGAGGACTTGCGCCCCTCGAACTGCGCGACCACGGCGGCGACGGCGTCCTCAGTGCCGGACAGCACCACCGAGTCCGGGCCGTTGATCGCCGCGATGCTCACGTCGGCGGTCAGCACCGGCGAGACCTCGTCCTCGGTCGCCTGCAGCGCGACCAT includes the following:
- a CDS encoding ABC transporter permease produces the protein MTQTLSEETVGKQIPDTPDRRSPLALALSDYRVLIGRNVKHITRNPEMLIQAVSLPIVLLLLFRFMFGGAINLPGMAYVDYLVPGLVVVSIGFNSTTTVVGVASDLTNGLVERFRSMPMAGPAVLVGHVVAGVLRSLLSLVVMVAIGLAIGFRPGGGVLGWLGAIGLLALFASGIFWLATLLGSIAKTVEGASGLGMILVFIPYATSALVPTASMPGVLRVIVDNQPVTVLIDAVRALMNGTALGSTGWLALAWWVGITALAAFFAVRKFHQRSNG
- a CDS encoding ATP-binding cassette domain-containing protein, translating into MVTGYAIEARGLRKSFGDVDVLEGVDLNVERGTMFALLGPNGAGKTTTVRILSTLLDADGGTVTVNGHDVAGRKRKVREQIGLTGQDTAVDELLTARENLEMMARLFHLSGAAAKTRAVELLAQFDLVDAADRQVKTYSGGMRRRLDLAISLITSPPVLFLDEPTTGLDPRSRSAMWDAIRELLKSGTTILLTTQYLDEADQLADRIAVIDKGRVVAEGTAAELKRKVGSERLKLEFATAAEAARAHQVAGGVLLDTAVSIAIDQPAEVRRVLNQVADAGLETIGLELSEPTLDDVFTTLTGTAGEKR